The segment TTATCGAGAGATCTCTTGGACAGCTTTATTCCGTGAGtatttattaaacttatttACTCTTTTCAGCTGCTCAATACTCTTTTATGGTTTTTGAAATTGCCACTTATGTATTCTTATAGCATTCCAAATATTTGTGCCTAGCATACTCTGAAAAGTGAATACAGAGttgtataaattatataatttagtgGAAGTTAGTGCTTTGGAAGATccattgaaatattttttgagCTGACTGCAGATTACTCATGGAACACTAGACAATATAGAGTCTTTTCACATATATGAACTGATGCAAATAGTTTACAGAATGTTATAGAAAATTGTATTCTCCTTCCTTCTCTTGCTTCGTTTGTGGTCATTTTGATCAGTTCTTGTCTATATATTCTAACCGATTCCTTCTGTATATTTCTTGTCTAGCTTCCTTCCAAGGCTTGTTAACTCCTTAGTGACACTCCTGAAAAAGGGTGGTCAGAAAGAGCCAGATATTGTTAAGCAGGTTTTTGCTTATGTCAAACATGTTTTACACTCAGAACAATGCTTACTATTACAGATTATTTTTCGCTGATATTCTGGTCCTTTACTTACGTGAAGATATTCGTATCATGGTCCAACATAGTAATGAACCTGCAGAAGTATCTCATATGCGACATCGAACGTGTTCTCAGGTAAGTGGATTAGTACTGTAAATGGTACTGGATCCTACACTGTAGGTTTCTTCGGGGGTTTAtaaatttctctctttttcttttgatgtAGGGATACACTGGAGCTGAGGTACTACCCCCAAGAATCTATCAACGAATTGATGTCACGTTCTATGGCACTTTTGTTGAGGACTGCACGGGATGAGCAACGCGAGATAGGTGAtgaattgcttttttttttaatttctttatgTTTTCTCCTTGTCTATATTAGGGACAGTCTATTTGATTCTTATCTCATGAACGTTACAGGGATCAAGAGGATCATTTCTGAACTTGCTGACCCACTGAAGAAATGTGGAGGAGCTGGACTACTATATCATGTTATGATCAGGGATGCTTCTGAGAAAAGTCTCCATTCCAAAGCTGGGAAAGCTTTGAGTTTCTTGCTGAAAGATTCAACATTGTCCTCTTGTGATGATTTTCCTCAGGGTAAGTTCTCTTTTCTAAACATATGTtagaattttcttattttataagtCTAGTGTGTTTTCTAAATATCTCTCTAGTATATCCATTTCCAATAACGTGCATGTGATTAGTTTAGAAACTAGTTGGTCATGGTTTGATGTTGTATCTCATTGCAGGTTCTGGTAGTACAGTAGAAGCTGTGAGTTCAGCTTTGCAAAGAATATGCGAGGCAACTAATGCAGAAGAATTAACCGTTCTGTGGGACTGCTTgtttaaagaaacaaaagaatcaatcaaaaacaaaaactcagcTCATTTGACCCGACTCTTGACACTGCTTACTTCAGCTGTTAGGGTTGGGAAAGGTCTCAAAGCTTGTGGTGAGTTATTTCTTATGAAGAACGCATGAAAACACGATCGTATTGCGATTTTAACTCCTTGTCAATGTGTAACAGATTACCGATATTTGGTTGGACTTGTGAGCCAGATTGTGCCAACTTTTATGGATTCCTCTGATGTTCTCAGTAGATTTCTAGGACTGATGTTATGCACCATTGACATACCCAGTGATGTCAATGAGCTGGAATCCATTGCTTCACAATGGACCCCCATTTTTTCGTTGAAGAGTTTAAGGTATCtttgtttacatttttttgCAATGCTAAATTCTCTTTTCTTATCTTGCTTGTAATTGATCACGTAATCGTCCCAGTTTGGTGAGTTTCTTGCGGGGGTTGCTAGAGAAGAAAGATGGATTAATAGTGCAAGTCTTTGCCTGTAATATATTAAGGcaagactctttttttttcaattaccTCATTAAAATCTGCCGATCTTTATGTCATTAGTGACTAACTTATGTGTTACAGCTGCATCAACAATATGATTACGGAGTCTTCGGAGGAGGTTATTCCTCTGTTACTATCATTGTGTAAGAAGCAGCAAACTAGTCACGACAAGGTGGATATCGTATATGGATCATTTGAGAGTATTCAGGTCTTCTTGGAAGACAAGATTAAGAAGATTCAAATAAATATAGAGAATACTGGATTAGCTCAAATTGATGAGGCTGAGTTGGCTGCTGTCTGGGGAGCTGTCAATTGTTTTCCCTATTTTAAATTGGATTCATCATTACTGATTCGCTTCAAGAATACTCTGAAACAGCAGTTGGCAGCCTCAGCTGGTAAGTGTTTGGCCATGCCTACTTACACGTTACTATACTGATGTTCTGGATCATGGTCATTTCTTAGAAGTTATCATAATGTTTTTCAGTCAGCGGTTCTAGTGCTCAGGAACTAATGTGGCAGAGCTTACTTGGTTCTGCCTTGAGGTCATGTCTCAAAATCCGTTCTACTGGAAGACTCATCCACAGTGATGTAGAGGAAGTTTTGTCTCTTGCTAAATGTTACAAGTCATGTGTACAAGTGCTGTCTCCCGTAGCCGACTATTTGGATTTTGTGTATAGGTGAGTTTGTATGTTCTGGTGGTTTAttcagttttctttttatccATGTTCGACCATCACTGATTCGGTTATGAAATTGCAGACCTCAATTAGCAAACGATGATATCTCTAAGCCATGTCCAGAGCTACAAGCAAACAATGCTGAAGATGCCTTTGACATATTTTGTGAAAATTTGCGTCACCCGAACAAAGACGTCCGTCTTATGACTCTAAGGATCTTGTGCCATTTTGAACCTTTGTCTCCTGACCCTTGTGTTGAAGAGCATCCTCCTCCAATGAAGAAGCTGAAAACTGAAGTGGTCCAGAAGTCTCCCTCTAAAAAGAATGATGTCACTACGAATGTGAGTGACATCTTTAGTTCTGTATTCCATAAGCCTTTCCCTCAAATCCTGATTGATTTACTAACAGTAGTATCTATCATCACCAGGTTCTTCAGATACTGAAAACAGTTGGAGAGTCTCGTCCCACATTACGGAGTAAAAAGGATTTGGATGCAGTACGGCATCTCGCTGATGACAGGATACATGATGCATATGTGCCGCTTGTATTCAATGGAATGATAGGGTTGTTTCATACAAATAATGAATCTACTGAAATTTGGGAACCAGCATCTAAGTGCCTTGCGGATCTTATGATGAAGCACACAAGCGCGCTGTGGAATGGTTTTGTTCATTATTTGGGCCACTGCCAACTAAAAATTGAAGCACTCCACATTCATAGAGGGAATGGAAACTACAGCGTTTCACAGAAGCATACTGGTAGGTTTTTCTCTGATTATTTTGtgtctatattattatttcatcTATCTATCTTTTGTACAGTTCTGATGTTTGCCTTTTTCATTCTGCAGGTCTGATGGAGAGTTTTAATGCATTCATCTCCCCGCGGTTTAATGGTACGCCTACTGCAGATGTAGTATCTCTGTTGCTAAAGACCTTACAGAAAGTTCCCAGTGTTGCTCAGTCTCATACCTCTGATATTCTCCCTCTGCTATTGAAATTTATGGGGTACAAGACCGAAAACCCTTTGAGGTAATCACGTCTCTATATCTTTGAGGTAATTTGCGTCATCTGTTGTCATCATCaactctttctctctacgttgcAGGGTCGGACTGTATAACAGCGAAGCTTGTAAAGGAAAGGAGTGGAAGGGGTTGCTGGAACAGTCTTTGGCTTTGCTGAAGCTGATGAAGAATCCGAGGTCGTCACGTGTTAGTCAATTTGTAAACGACGTTATGCAGTACAGGTTGGCACCAAATGTTCTTTTGAATATGTTGGAGTAAGGAAATCATCACTGACCTCTTCCTGCATGTTGGTTTGTGTTCTTTGGAAACTGTTTTACTAGGTTCTTGGATGATAATGATGCTGAAATACAAATGAGTGTCCTAGAGTGCCTTGTGCTGTCGAATGACTATTTACTCCCACACCGCCATCGTTTGGAGAATCTGATCAAGTCTAAAAAACTGAGAGAAGAGCTCACGAACTGGAACTTCTCCAAGGACATTGAGGAAGCTCACAGATCTCACTTTGTTTCTCTTGTAATTAGAATCATTATGCCAAAAGTTAGGAGTTTAAAAAATTCAGCGTCGCGTGAGGTACATATATTACATACTTCTTTTAGTTTACTTCACTTAGTTCCttacatttttgttgttgttgttgttgtcagcGTACAAGTATTCGTCACAGGGAGGCAGTTCTTGGCTTTATATCTCAGCTGGATGTTAATGAACTTTCCCTCTTCTTTGCATTGTTGATGAAGCCTTTGAACATTATATCAGATGAAGCAACGGACCTGTTTTGGAGCTCCGGTAAAAGCTCTCTGGATTATTTCCAAAGGTCCAAGTTCTCGAAATATATCAACGTGGATGCTCTTTCTACCTTGTCCTGGAAGATGAAATCTGGTTTTCTTCATGTCATCCAACACATACTTGAAGTCTTTGATGTATTCCATGTCCGACCATTTCTAGACTTTCTCATGGGATGTGTTGTCCGGCTATTAGTAAACAACGCTCCAAATATCGATGAAGAAAGTAACAACATTGATAAAGAGATTGTCTCAACAAATCACGACCAggtaaaattattatttggTGTTGCTTATCTAAACAAAACATTGTTTTGACACTTTTTGTGTGTGTAGGCTGGCACTTCTCTAAAGCAGTTTAAAGAGTTGAGATCCTTATGTCTGAAGATTATTGCTCGTGTTCTTAAAAAGTACGAGGATTGTGATCTTGGCTCTGAGTTCTGGGACCTATTCTTTTCAGCGGTGAATCCGTTGATCAAGAGTTTTAAGCAGGAGGGTTCCAGCAGTGAGAAACCAAGCTCATTGTTCACATGCTTCTTGTCAATGAGCAAAAGCCCCAATCTCGTCACCTTCTTATGTCGGGAAGAGTCTCTTGTTCCAGACATTTTCTCAATTCCAACAGTCACCACAGCTTCAGAAGCTATAAAGTCCTCTGCCTTGAGTTTCATAAAGAATCTGCTCAGCCTTGAGAAGGACATGGAGGACGATGACCATATGAACAAAGGATTCTTAAACCCATACATAGACGCACTGATTAACAACTTACATTCTCTCTTTCGTGGAGATATTTTGAGAAGGTATGGGTTTCTTCTAAATCAACAGACTTAGTTAATTTCATCTTTGTTTCTACTTCTAAAGAAAAAACTGTGAATTGTGATCAGGAAATCATTCAAGTATCATGGTGAAAGAGAGATCAAGATTCTTAAACTATTGTCGAAACATATCAGAGATGAATCTCATGTAATGAAGTATTTGAACATCTTGCTGTCTTTCTTGGACAAACGTGTGAAATATTCTGGTATGGTTACTCCTTTCATTTCTTGGTAATAATTATATAACATTCACGTGTCTTGTGTGTGTAACCGTCTTATTGTCTTACAGATATTCATCGTGAGGCTTTGCTAGCCATTCAAGACATCACATCGTTGCTTGGGAGTGAGAGTACTAACAAAATTATAGATACAGTCTCTCTTCTGCTTGTTGACGCTAAACCTGATGTCCGATTATGCATTTGTAACCTTCTTGAGTCCCTTGCGAAAATCGATTCTTCTCTAGATCGAGTGGTAAGTGTcttcttcctttctttttttatcttttgcGTTTGAGATTGTAACAAACTATTGGTTTGTGTCTGTCTTACAGGCAAAATGCGTAAGCGATATGAATGCAACCTCACCCATGAAAGTTGATGACCTTGACTATGAAACGATAATGGATGCTTATGCCAAGATTGATGTGGATTTCCTTAACGAATCCTCGGAGCAGCACATGATGATCATTCTCTCACAGAGTCTATACAACATGACATCAAAAGAAGTTATGCTAAAGGATTGTGCATGTAACCTCTTGTGCACTTTTATTGAATTTTCAGCCTCTTTACTTTGCCAAGAGGCCTCAGCACACTCCGACATTGGCAAAGAGGTTTCAAAATCCGTTGCAAGATGGACAGGCGATCGCGTGTTGTGGATTATGAATAAGTTTATTTTGAAACACATTGGCGATGCAGTAAACAACGGAATCTCATGTGGAAAGGTACAAAGACCCTTTCTAAGTCTGGCATGAGTGAATTTTTATTGCCATGCTGGTGCTCatggttttagattttttttttttataaacaaattattCTGCTGCAGGGGGAGATTCTTTTGATACGCAAAATGGTGATGAGACTTCCAGATTCCGGGAATCTTTCTGCATTCAGACCTTTGTGCTCTGAGAACGATGACCTTGATTTCTTCAAAAACGTCTTTAACATTCAGGTATGTCATTTTATCAGAATGGATCCTTAGCAGTTTGTATTTGTGTTGTGGTGAGGATGAATCAACTTATAGCTTATGAAAGATGATGGAAAACTTACAATGACTGTTCTTTTGAATGTCTTGTAGGCACACCGTAGAGCAAAGGCAATTAACAGTTTTGCCAAGGAGATCAAAGATAGCAGTCTGCCTGAGGTGATCTCTTTGATTCTTTGATCACTATTTTTGTAGTTTCAATGGACTTGTGACCAATCTCTGCTGGGTTGTTGCAGGGAGTAGTGAGAAAACTCTTGGTCTCAATCTTTTTCAACATGTTGCTTGAGGGACAAGAAAGAAAAGGTCAAGATAGTAAAGGTCGAGTTAAAAAGGGTCAAAATAGTAAAGATGAAAATGTCCTTGATGCATGCGAAGAAGCGCTTGCATCCCTGTCTGCTCATATGAGTTGGACCTCGTACTACGCTCTATTGAAGGGGTGTTTCCGAGAGATGAAGCAGCATACCGACAAGAGCAAGCGTCTGTTGGATCTCGTCTGCTTGATCTTGGACAAGTTTCACTTTGCAGAAGGTGGTGAGGCTCACGAGGAGATTAGGGGTTGCCTTGACAAAACCTTGTATCCAAAGATAACGAAGCTGTTTGATTCTGAGTCTGATGGCGTTAACTTCAACGCCTATGTAGCTGCTGTGAAGGTTCTAAAGCTACTTCCCAAAGAGATAATGGACTCAAAGATAGATTCTTTAGTCAATAAACTTTCCAATTTTTTGAGGGACGCGATGGAGAGCACACGTGAGGGAGCCAGAAAAGCTCTGGCTTCTTGTTTGAAGGAGCTTGGCCTGGAGAATTACTTGCAACTTGTCGTTAAGAAGCTAGTTTCTGTATTAACAAAAGGATCTGAGGTGCATGTGCTGGGGTACACTGTCAATCACATCTTATCGAAGTGCCTGCCAAGTCCTACTGGGTGGAAGTTGGATCATTGTTTGGAAGATCTTCTTGATGTGGTGGAAGCCGATATCCTTGGAGATGTTGATGAACAGAAAGAGGACAAGAAAGATTTAATGaataagaggaagaagaagaaagaaacgaTAAAACGCAAGTCACTTGATTCTCTGAGATTGATTGCTGAAAATGTAACGTTCAGAAGCCATGCATTGACGCTACTTTCTCCTGTCACTAAACAGCTGCAAGGGCCTATGACTTCGAAGCTAAAATCAACGCTTCAGGATATGTTAAAGCATATTGCAATTGGTCTTGAAGGGAATCCATCTGTTGATCAAGGACATCTTTTCTGTTTTATATATCACCTTGTTAACGACAACAAGAAGAGTGGTCTTAGAGGTCAAATATCTTCCCGGCCAtccaaaaagaaaaggaaatcgAGACGTATTCAAGACACTTCTGGTGCAAAGTCATGTCCACATCTCATCACGGTGTTTGCTTTGAACTTATTGCACAACAGACTGAAGAGAATCCAACCCAACAATACTAACGAAGAGCTGGTGTCGAAGCTGGATCCGTTTGTCAAACTACTTGTTGGTTGTTTGAGCTCTGTGTACGAAGATGTTGTGTCTTCATCTGTTAAATGTTTCACTGCATTGTTAAGGCTTCAACTGCCTTCCTTCAGGTCTGAAGCACGTGAAGTGAAAACCAAAGTGTTAGCCATTGCTCAGTCTGCAGTGAGTTCCAGTAGTCCTCTTGTGCAGTCATGCCTCAAGCTGTTAACAGCTCTTGTCAGCAATGATAACTTCAAGTTATCATCTGAGGAGTTGAAAATGTTGATTCAGTTCCGTATGTTTTCTGATCTGGAATCGGATTCCTCTGTTGCTTCTCTTTCACTTCTCAAGGCCATTGTGAGAAAGAAGCTCAAAGTTCCGAAGATATATGATATTGCCGACCAGGTTTCAAGGTTGATGATAACACATCAGGATAAATCAATCCGCAATAAATGTGGAGATATACTGGTAGAGTTTTTGGTCAATTATGTATCTTCCGAGAAACGCCTAGAAGGACATTTTAACTTTTTTCAGAAAAATCTGAGGTATGTATGTGCAATAAAgctttatttcttctttttcaattAGTAACTGAGTTTTATCTTCTTCCAGCTATGAACATTCAACTGGAAGAGAAGCAGTTCTTGACGTTCTTCAAAAGCTTATCCATAAATTCCCAGATCCTAGTCCTGGCAAGCAGTCGAAACCTTGTCTAGGCCACCAGTCAGTTGTTGACCAGCAGTCTCAAAACTTGTTTATTGAGCTTGCTCTTCATTTGGAAAGAGAAaatgatcaaaagttgctggcTAAGATTTGTGATGTGATGAAGCTTCTCATAGGCTGCATGAATAATTATAAGTCCAGTCTTAAGCTCTCTCTGGGTTGGTATAAGCAGGAGAACTCACGGGTTAGAGGAGCAAAGGTACATAATGCTTCATATTAAGTATTTATTGCTTGTAACATTGTCACCAAACTTGGCTGTTTTTGGAGTATGTGCGTTGCTTCTTGCGGCAGTTGATGAACTGTTAATTCATTTGTTTGGATGCATGTGCAGGTATTGAGGTTATTCATTGAAGCCGAGAAAAAGTTTCCAGAGAAAAAATGCAGTATACTGTTGAAAGAGGGTAAAACGATTTTAGAGTCTGCTGTAAAGTTGCAAAACACTGTTGAGGAAGGTAGTATTCCCTTATGGAAGGAAGCATATTACTCTCTGATTATGATAGAGAAGATGCTCACGCGGTTTCCTCATTTATGTTTTCGTGAAGATTCTAAGGTATATGTTCTTAGAAGTTGTTATGATCATTTAATGTTTGATCtaatttttcttcttatttttgtaGGATGTTTGGACAATGGTGTTTAAGTTGTTGTTGCACCGACATGAGTGGTTGCAAACTACAACATGCCGACTCTTGCACTATTATTTCAAAAACCTACCCGAGTCTACGGAAGCTGAGTCTCTTCTTGGTAAGCCAAGTAGCCTTTTCATGGTAGCTGCTTCTCTTTGCTTCCAGTTAAAGCTAAAGGTGGACCGCAACAGAGTCGTCAACAAAAACAATGATACCACTGAAGAAGATTATCTCAGAGAGAATCTTGTTTTTGCTGTCACTGGACTTCATTCAATGATTGGACAAACAGATGATGAGTACTGGTCAAGTCTCGACAGTGATGAGCAAGCAAAGTTCATGGAAGCCTTTCTAGTATTTGATTCAGGGAAAGTAAGGTCTACTTTTCTGGCTCTTACTAGTTCAGGCCACCTGAAAGGCCAAGATGATGTAAGAAACGTATTGGTCGGAAGCTTACTCAAAAGAATGGGGAAGCTTGCGTTTGATGTGGACTCTCATCAGATGAGAATAGTGTTCAACGTTTGTAAAGAGTTTGCCTCAAACTTGAATCAGGAAGAGTGTCGCCTATACGCCTTCAGGATTCTGCTTCCTTTATACAAAGTTTGCCAAGGGTTTACAGGGAAAGTCATCACAGACGAGTTGGAACAGCTAGCTGAAGAGGTGAGAGACGGTATAAGAGACAAGAGCTTAGGCGTTCAGATGTTTGTGAAAGTTTACAGCGAAATCAAAAAGAGTTTGGAAGTGAAAAGGCAGAAGAGGAGGCGAGAAGAGAAGGAAATGGCGGTGGTGAACCCTGAGAGGAACGCAAAGAGGAAACTGAAGGTAGCTTCGAAGAACAAGGCTaacaagaagaggaggatgATGAGGAGTAAAATGGATAGATGGTCACGCTCTTGAGCTCCCATAACCATATTTAAGCCATCGTTaacttaattatttaataagttTATCATCAAATAACATCAAAGATCATTAGACTATATGTAGTATTTTCTCAACCATTTGTGATTCTTTTTTCAGTTTTATCTGATAGATTTtcaacttaatattttttttattttggtttagaattttatttaaaatgttaaactcaaaattcaaataaataacaATGTAATTAATATCTACTATAATTTCATGATCTATAAATAATAAGAatgataaattttctaaaacagctatttttaagtttttgtcacaataatagcatttaataaaaaaaataactaaaataaattttattaaaaagtaaagatGTGTTTTTACTCTAAGATTAACTAAAATGaacttaaggtttagagttggGTTTTGGGGATagagtttaaattttaaataataaaaaataaatattaaaattttcaaaataaaaaataaactatttgagagaattgcccaaAATAGAATTAATATATTAGCATTTTGAAAGCCGGACCGAGCGGTTTGACCGGTTGAACCATTCTTCTGTCCAATTTCAAATTGCGTTAGAAGCTGGATTCGAGTTAAAGGCGGTTGAAATTGACCAAGAGACGACGACGTTTTCACAAGTAAACTCGAAAAAAGAATAtcttaatagtatagatacctACATATATATTCGATTACAGACGGAAAGCTGCGGCGGCGTCGGAGTAAAACAGTCAGAGCAATGGCGATGCAAGCCGGAGTAAGCTTATCGAGGATCTTAATCTTAGCCGGAGCAGGTATTTTCACTCGCTTTTCTCCCTTCAATGCTACCTTCCTCGCCACCACTAAATGTGTGATTCCGAATAACAAGGCTATACTGGTACGATCATGATGAAGAACGGCAAATTATCGGATATATTGGGTGAATTGCAGGTACTCTCTCAACTTATTTCTTTTTTACTCTCCTTGGAAAAATTTGAATTAATGATTTGTTGTTTCGATAGTCTCTGGTGAAAGGTATGGAGAGATCCGAGGGAGATTATGATGATTCCGACGCCGTAGCTTCTCAGGTACTTTGGTAGCTCATGTTTTTGATGAGAGGAATCTTAATTGATTGGTGATGATTTGAAGGTTCGTAGATTGGCCATGGAGGTTAGGCAGTTAGCTTCAGCGCGGCAGATAACGGTCATGGATGGAGTTTCTGGGGGTATGTATGTATGTAGTTGTATCAGGAAAGCTTTTAGTGTTTCTTGCTCATCACGTTTGTTTCTTTCTcctttgtgtgtgtgtgagcAGCGAACTTACAAGCTCTTGTTGTACCTGCTGCGGTATTGGGAGTTTTAGGATATGGTTACATGTGGTGGAAGGTGAGATGAATCATCAATCATGTTAGGTTTCATTCTTGtaagcaattttttttaaaggggGAAGTAGAAAATATTTGTGTTTTGTTTACACTGGTTAGGGACTCGCGTTTACTGATCTTATGTACGTGACGAAAGCCAACATGGCTACTGCCGTGGCTAACTTGACCAAGAATCTTGAGCAAGTTTCCGTGACCCTCgcggttagttttttttttacttactgGTGATTTATGAAGGTTGGATCCATGATCGTTTGGTTTTTCAGGCTGCTAAAAGGCATTTAACGCAAAAGATTCAGAGTATGGATGATAAGGTAGAAAAGCAGATTGATCTCTCCAAGGGAGTCAAGAGCGAGGTATACGATTATAGTTCCTACCACTAAGAATGATTCCCTTTCATTGCTATATATCTGTAATATGTTGAATCAGACTTGGGCCAACGAAATGTGTTTCTTTTTTGGTTAATGCTGAACAGGTCACCTTGGCTCGTGAGGATATCAACTCACTTGAGATTGATTTGGCGTCATTGAATAATTTGATTAGTGGACTGGTgagtttttaaatttcattctGTTTAAGACACACATGAGCAAATTATTAGTTTGTTTCTCTTGGATCGTGAACTAAAATGATTGCATTTAGTCTTTGAGCTCAAATTAGGAATTAGAATTCTCTCCTTTGGAGTATTTTATTGGAAAATTGTTACGCAG is part of the Brassica rapa cultivar Chiifu-401-42 chromosome A09, CAAS_Brap_v3.01, whole genome shotgun sequence genome and harbors:
- the LOC103840670 gene encoding uncharacterized protein LOC103840670 encodes the protein MAMQAGVSLSRILILAGAGYTGTIMMKNGKLSDILGELQSLVKGMERSEGDYDDSDAVASQVRRLAMEVRQLASARQITVMDGVSGANLQALVVPAAVLGVLGYGYMWWKGLAFTDLMYVTKANMATAVANLTKNLEQVSVTLAAAKRHLTQKIQSMDDKVEKQIDLSKGVKSEVTLAREDINSLEIDLASLNNLISGLDGKLDTLEYKQDVTNVCMLHLYNYFGGKSTKLPDMEQLQLQLPVNQKARNLLADVETKGLKNFAEELLGSNGTEEGGATTVKIIGITKSNDKSRPLLSRVGSARY